One Drechmeria coniospora strain ARSEF 6962 chromosome 01, whole genome shotgun sequence genomic region harbors:
- a CDS encoding c30d10.14-like protein: MSTMPASHGHNEACCNIPPVVHKGYKPKGAYEELGGYKTYVTGPADATKAIVIIFDIFGYFDQTLQGADILALGDNDRKYKVFIPDWFKGKPCPIEWYPPNSEEKKKNLGKFFETFPPSTIAGYVPDYVQAMKAENPSVKACGIVGMCWGGKVVALSVKAPSNPFSAAAMVHPAMVDAADADGISTPLALLASKEEPVDEVQKFKDALAGPKHVEIFKDQIHGWMAARSDLSDAHVRDEYMRGYKTLLAFFAKHL, from the exons atgtcgacgatgcccgcCTCCCACGGCCACAACGAGGCCTGCTGCAACATCCCGCCCGTCGTGCACAAGGGCTACAAGCCCAAAGGTGCCTATGAAGAGCTCGGCGGCTACAAGACGT ACGTCACGGGCCCTGCCGACGCCACCAAGGCGATTGTAATCATCTTCGACATCTTCGGCTACTTTGACCAGACGCTCCAGGGGGCAGAcatccttgcccttggcgaCAACGACCGCAAGTACAAGGTCTTCATTCCCGACTGGTTCAAGGGAAAGCCGTGTCCCATTGAGTG GTACCCGCCCAACtcggaggagaagaagaagaaccTCGGCAAGTTCTTCGAGACGTTTCCCCCGTCGACGATCGCCGGCTACGTTCCCGATTATGTGCAGGCGATGAAGGCCGAGAATCCATCCGTCAAGGCCTGCGGCATCGTTGGT ATGTGCTGGGGCGGCAAGGTTGTCGCCCTCTCCGTCAAGGCGCCCTCCAACCCtttctccgccgccgccatggttcacccggccatggtcgacgccgccgacgcggacgGCATTAGCACTCCCCTCGCGCTGCTTGCGTCCAAAGAGGAGCCCGTGGACGAGGTCCAGAAGTTCAAGGATGCTCTCGCCGGGCCCAAGCACGTTGAGATATTCAAGGACCAAATCCACGGCTGGATGGCGGCCCGGTCCGACCTGAGCGATGCGCATGTCCGCGACGAGTACATGCGCGGCTACAAGACGCTACTGGCATTTTTCGCCAAACACCTGTAA